Proteins encoded by one window of Lathyrus oleraceus cultivar Zhongwan6 chromosome 1, CAAS_Psat_ZW6_1.0, whole genome shotgun sequence:
- the LOC127131757 gene encoding ABC transporter G family member 11 has product MEIEPSYKPTSLGNEPSSNIPSLSPLSETLWREKAKTEFIGDVSARLTWKDLTVMVTLSNGETQNVLENLTGYAEPGCFTALMGPSGSGKSTLLDALSSRLASNAFLSGTILLNGRKEKLSFGTAAYVTQDDNLIGTLTVRETIWYSARLRLPDKMSRSDKRALVESTIVAMGLQDCADTVVGNWHLRGISGGEKRRVSIALEILMRPRLLFLDEPTSGLDSASAFFVTQTLRALARDGRTVIASIHQPSSEVFELFDQLYLLSGGKTVYFGQASDAYEFFEQAGFPCPALRNPSDHFLRCINSDFDKVKATLKGSMKLRFEGSDDPLDKITTAEAIRTLIDFYRTSQHAYTARQRVDEISKVRGTVLEAGGSEASFLLQTYILTKRSFINMSRDFGYYWLRLVIYIVVTICIGTIYLNVGTGYNSILARGSCASFVFGFVTFMSIGGFPSFVEDMKVFQRERLNGHYGVTAFVVSNTLSATPFLVLITFLSGTICYFMVQLHPGFSHYVFFVLCLYASVTVVESLMMAIASIVPNFLMGIIIGAGIQGIFMLVSGYFRLPHDIPKPVWRYPMSYISFHFWALQGQYQNDLNGLIFDNQTPDLPKIPGEYILEYVFQIDVKRSKWIDLSVILSMIIIYRIIFFIMIKINEDVTPWVRGYLARRRMQQKSGAQNTTIAPDVLTQSPSLRTYISNQK; this is encoded by the exons ATGGAAATTGAACCTAGTTACAAACCTACATCACTAGGAAACGAACCATCTTCAAATATACCATCTTTGAGTCCATTGAGTGAAACCCTTTGGAGAGAAAAGGCGAAAACCGAGTTCATCGGCGACGTTTCGGCAAGACTAACATGGAAAGATTTAACTGTTATGGTAACCCTAAGCAATGGTGAAACACAAAATGTGCTAGAGAATTTAACAGGCTATGCTGAACCAGGTTGTTTTACTGCTCTTATGGGACCTTCTGGTTCTGGAAAATCAACTCTTCTAGATGCACTTTCTAGTCGTTTAGCTTCTAATGCTTTTCTTTCTGGTACTATTCTTCTTAATGGTCGCAAAGAAAAGCTATCTTTTGGAACTGCT GCTTATGTGACACAAGATGATAACTTGATTGGAACCTTAACAGTGAGAGAAACAATATGGTATTCAGCTAGATTAAGATTACCAGATAAAATGTCAAGATCAGATAAAAGAGCATTAGTTGAGAGCACAATAGTTGCAATGGGACTTCAAGATTGTGCAGACACAGTTGTTGGTAATTGGCATTTAAGAGGAATAAGTGGTGGTGAAAAGAGAAGAGTTAGTATTGCTTTGGAAATATTAATGAGACCTAGATTGCTTTTCCTTGATGAACCAACCAGTGGACTGGACAG TGCTTCAGCTTTCTTTGTGACTCAAACACTACGTGCATTAGCAAGAGATGGAAGAACAGTGATAGCTTCAATTCATCAACCTAGCAGTGAAGTGTTTGAATTGTTTGATCAATTGTATTTGCTTTCTGGTGGCAAAACTGTTTATTTTGGCCAAGCTTCTGATGCATATGAG TTCTTTGAACAAGCTGGATTTCCATGCCCTGCTCTGAGGAACCCTTCTGATCATTTTCTAAGATGCATCAATTCTGACTTTGATAAAGTCAAAGCCACTCTTAAAGGGTCCATGAAATTGAGG TTTGAAGGAAGTGATGACCCTCTAGACAAGATCACAACTGCTGAAGCTATCAGAACTCTTATCGATTTCTACCGCACTTCTCAGCACGCTTACACCGCAAGGCAAAGAGTCGATGAAATTTCCAAAGTT CGAGGGACGGTGCTTGAAGCCGGAGGAAGTGAAGCTAGCTTCTTGTTGCAGACATACATATTAACCAAACGATCGTTCATTAACATGTCGAGGGACTTTGGTTACTATTGGCTTCGACTCGTAATCTACATTGTGGTCACTATCTGCATCGGAACAATTTACTTGAATGTTGGCACCGGCTACAACTCGATTCTG GCTAGAGGTTCATGTGCATCTTTTGTCTTCGGTTTCGTCACCTTCATGTCGATCGGTGGATTTCCTTCATTTGTCGAAGATATGAAG GTTTTTCAAAGGGAGAGGCTTAATGGACATTATGGTGTGACTGCATTTGTTGTAAGCAATACATTATCTGCTACACCATTTCTGGTATTAATCACTTTCCTGTCCGGAACAATTTGTTACTTCATGGTTCAACTGCATCCCGGATTTTCGCATTACGTTTTCTTCGTGCTGTGTCTTTATGCGAGTGTCACGGTTGTCGAAAGCTTGATGATGGCAATTGCTAGTATTGTTCCTAACTTTCTCATGGGAATCATCATTGGAGCAGGAATTCAG GGCATATTCATGTTGGTCTCTGGCTACTTCAGGCTTCCACATGATATCCCAAAGCCGGTTTGGCGCTATCCAATGTCATACATCAGTTTCCATTTTTGGGCATTACAG GGTCAATACCAGAACGATTTGAACGGTTTAATATTCGACAACCAAACACCGGATCTTCCAAAGATACCTGGCGAATACATCTTGGAGTACGTGTTCCAGATCGACGTGAAAAGATCAAAATGGATCGATTTAAGCGTGATCTTAAGCATGATCATCATATACCGCATTATTTTCTTCATCATGATCAAGATCAATGAAGATGTTACTCCTTGGGTTAGAGGGTATCTTGCTAGGAGAAGAATGCAACAAAAAAGTGGAGCACAGAATACAACTATTGCACCAGATGTTCTCACTCAATCTCCATCTTTGAGAACTTATATTTCTAATCAAAAGTAG